The following are encoded together in the Methanosarcina flavescens genome:
- a CDS encoding V-type ATP synthase subunit E codes for MGLEIVVKDIQEGARAEVSRIKTEGDAKASEIINEAKEIQKKMLGDSLAKAEEDLQNLHQQVISSANLEVKRITLNKRKELLDKVYNQTVEKIKSMPASKKEELLKHILNKYEASGARVYSSKESEEAVKKLTSLSYAGNIDCIGGVILENEDGTIRLDFTYDSILKDVYERSLKQISDILYG; via the coding sequence ATGGGACTAGAGATCGTTGTAAAAGACATCCAAGAGGGTGCAAGAGCTGAGGTTTCCCGTATAAAAACCGAAGGCGATGCAAAGGCCTCCGAGATCATAAATGAAGCTAAAGAAATACAGAAGAAAATGCTCGGAGACAGCCTTGCCAAAGCGGAAGAAGACCTCCAAAATCTGCACCAGCAGGTCATATCAAGTGCAAACCTGGAAGTAAAAAGAATTACGCTTAACAAGCGTAAGGAACTTCTAGATAAAGTTTATAACCAGACAGTTGAAAAAATCAAGTCAATGCCAGCATCCAAAAAAGAAGAGCTGTTGAAGCATATTCTCAACAAGTACGAAGCAAGTGGTGCTAGAGTTTACTCTTCTAAGGAGTCAGAAGAAGCTGTCAAAAAGTTAACTTCTCTATCTTACGCTGGCAATATTGATTGCATCGGCGGAGTTATTCTGGAAAACGAAGACGGAACAATCAGGTTAGATTTCACATATGATTCAATCCTGAAAGACGTATATGAACGTTCATTGAAGCAGATATCAGATATATTATACGGGTGA
- a CDS encoding ATP synthase subunit A, with product MEVKGEIYRVAGPVVTAIGLDAKMYDLCKVGHEGLMGEVIQIVGDKTIIQVYEETGGIRPGEPCISTGMSLAVELGPGLLSSIYDGVQRPLHILLEKTGGFIGRGVTADGLDHKKLWEFKPVVKKGDHVNGGDVIGVVQETVNIEHKVMVPPHISGTVADIKSGSFTVVDTVCTLTDGTELQMMQRWPVRTPRPVKRKLTPEKPLVTGQRILDGLFPVAKGGTAAIPGPFGSGKTVTQQQLSKWSDTEIVVYIGCGERGNEMADVLWEFPELEDPQTGRPLMERTILVANTSNMPVAAREASVYTGMTLAEYYRDMGYDVSLMADSTSRWAEAMREISSRLEEMPGEEGYPAYLSARLAEFYERAGVAETLCGEKGSITAIGAVSPPGGDFSEPVTQNTLRIVKVFWALDSKLSQRRHFPAINWLNSYSLYKEDLNDWFTANVAPDYVSMREKAMDMLQTESELQEIVQLVGSDALPEEQQLLLEITRMIREIFLQQNAFHPIDTYSPFAKQYRIMQAIMKWGDAAMDALKSGVPSSEILKMESKDDLPKVKFEEDFDGSLNAVLAKMDKEFAALGGK from the coding sequence GTGGAAGTAAAAGGCGAAATTTATCGTGTGGCTGGGCCTGTAGTCACCGCCATCGGCTTGGACGCAAAGATGTACGACCTTTGCAAAGTCGGTCACGAAGGGCTGATGGGTGAAGTCATCCAGATAGTAGGAGACAAGACCATCATCCAGGTTTACGAAGAGACAGGAGGCATAAGGCCAGGAGAACCCTGTATAAGTACAGGTATGTCTCTGGCAGTAGAGCTCGGTCCAGGTCTTCTTTCCAGTATTTATGATGGGGTTCAGAGGCCACTGCATATCCTGCTTGAAAAGACTGGCGGTTTCATTGGCAGAGGGGTTACTGCAGATGGACTTGACCACAAAAAACTCTGGGAATTCAAGCCTGTTGTCAAAAAAGGCGACCATGTAAATGGTGGAGATGTAATTGGTGTTGTTCAGGAAACCGTGAACATTGAACACAAGGTTATGGTACCTCCTCACATCTCTGGTACAGTTGCTGATATAAAGAGCGGAAGCTTTACTGTTGTAGATACAGTATGCACCTTAACTGACGGGACAGAGCTGCAAATGATGCAGAGATGGCCAGTCAGGACACCAAGGCCAGTAAAGAGAAAACTTACTCCTGAAAAGCCTTTGGTAACAGGGCAGAGAATCCTTGATGGACTTTTCCCTGTCGCAAAGGGAGGCACTGCTGCAATTCCAGGACCTTTCGGATCGGGAAAAACCGTTACTCAGCAGCAGCTTTCAAAGTGGAGTGATACCGAGATTGTGGTTTACATCGGCTGCGGTGAACGTGGAAACGAGATGGCAGACGTTCTGTGGGAGTTCCCGGAACTTGAAGACCCGCAGACTGGAAGGCCACTTATGGAGCGTACCATCCTTGTGGCTAATACTTCAAACATGCCTGTAGCTGCAAGAGAAGCGTCTGTGTACACAGGAATGACACTTGCGGAATACTACCGTGATATGGGATATGACGTCTCTCTGATGGCAGATTCCACCTCAAGGTGGGCAGAAGCTATGAGAGAAATCTCCTCTCGTCTTGAAGAAATGCCTGGTGAAGAAGGTTACCCGGCATACCTGTCTGCAAGGCTGGCAGAATTCTACGAGCGTGCTGGGGTTGCTGAGACCCTCTGTGGTGAGAAAGGTTCAATTACTGCCATCGGCGCGGTATCCCCTCCAGGCGGTGACTTCTCCGAGCCTGTCACTCAGAACACCCTGCGTATCGTGAAAGTATTCTGGGCTCTGGATTCAAAGTTATCCCAGAGGCGGCACTTCCCAGCAATCAACTGGCTGAACAGCTATAGCCTGTATAAAGAAGATCTTAATGACTGGTTTACTGCCAACGTGGCTCCCGACTACGTTTCCATGAGGGAAAAGGCAATGGATATGCTGCAGACCGAATCCGAACTGCAGGAAATCGTGCAGCTTGTTGGTTCCGATGCGCTGCCGGAAGAACAGCAGCTTCTGCTTGAAATTACCCGTATGATAAGGGAAATTTTCCTGCAGCAGAATGCATTCCACCCAATAGACACCTACAGCCCGTTTGCAAAACAGTACAGGATCATGCAGGCCATCATGAAATGGGGAGACGCTGCAATGGATGCCCTGAAATCAGGTGTACCTTCTTCAGAAATCCTCAAGATGGAATCAAAGGACGATCTTCCCAAGGTCAAGTTCGAAGAGGATTTCGATGGTTCTTTGAATGCGGTCCTTGCAAAGATGGATAAGGAATTTGCAGCCCTGGGAGGTAAGTAA
- a CDS encoding V-type ATP synthase subunit C yields the protein MPLLENLWGRKPSRKSDKKKKGSSNYAYAVTRVRAMKSKLLPKETYPRLLNMGIDEITRFIQESEYKNDVDELAMRYSGGDLAEHALNRNLALTYDKLVRITTGELNYLIVAYLKRYDIWNIKTLLRGKFYNASVEDILESLIAAGEFTYTSMSELAAKATYQEIIDALKYTEYYPLLQKFDGTNLAYIENELDKMYYVGLFEAIGKPRTKDRKLFTKVVRLEVDVKNLINLFRLKKAGVTQLDDIMPLMIEGGLELDTQKLASLPYDEFVNELQRTQYWDAISGVAGSDVTSLTALESKLTRYYLESSTILSHVAPITVVPILDYIIHKNNEANNLRIIFRGKETGLSDELIKDQLVII from the coding sequence ATGCCGCTTTTGGAGAATCTCTGGGGGAGAAAACCCTCACGAAAATCCGATAAAAAGAAAAAAGGCAGTTCTAACTATGCTTATGCCGTAACCCGTGTCCGCGCGATGAAAAGTAAGCTGCTTCCTAAAGAAACGTACCCTCGACTTCTTAATATGGGGATTGACGAGATTACCCGCTTTATCCAAGAGTCTGAATATAAAAACGACGTTGACGAACTGGCAATGAGATATAGTGGTGGCGATCTGGCAGAACATGCATTGAACAGGAATCTTGCGTTAACCTATGATAAGTTGGTAAGAATAACTACAGGAGAACTGAACTATCTCATTGTTGCATATCTAAAAAGATATGACATCTGGAATATTAAGACACTTCTCCGTGGTAAATTCTACAACGCATCTGTTGAAGATATCCTGGAATCTCTGATTGCTGCCGGGGAGTTTACTTACACTTCTATGTCAGAACTTGCAGCAAAGGCTACATACCAAGAAATCATTGATGCCCTGAAATATACCGAGTACTATCCCTTGCTGCAGAAGTTTGACGGAACTAATCTAGCATATATAGAAAACGAACTTGACAAGATGTATTATGTAGGCTTGTTTGAAGCAATCGGAAAACCAAGAACCAAGGACCGCAAGCTCTTTACCAAGGTTGTCAGACTGGAAGTAGATGTTAAGAACCTTATAAATCTCTTCAGGCTGAAAAAAGCAGGAGTTACTCAGCTTGATGACATCATGCCCCTAATGATTGAAGGTGGTCTCGAGTTAGATACCCAGAAACTGGCGTCTCTACCATATGACGAGTTTGTTAATGAGCTTCAAAGAACTCAGTACTGGGATGCAATCTCAGGCGTCGCAGGTTCGGACGTGACTTCTCTGACTGCTCTTGAGAGCAAGCTCACAAGATACTATCTTGAATCTTCAACCATTCTTTCGCATGTAGCTCCGATCACAGTTGTACCTATTCTGGACTATATCATTCATAAAAATAATGAGGCTAACAATCTCCGGATCATTTTCAGAGGTAAAGAGACTGGCCTCAGTGATGAGTTAATCAAAGACCAGTTGGTGATTATTTAA
- the ahaH gene encoding ATP synthase archaeal subunit H: MAKNEILSEIKKAEESAKLMVEEAIDAKNKRISDARAEAREILKQAEIDAHKASQDSFKEGEKKILEERDKIINDGEKNALAMSQKAQANIDKSVNYLVQEFERAVLNE, from the coding sequence ATGGCTAAAAATGAAATCTTATCTGAAATAAAAAAAGCTGAGGAAAGCGCCAAGTTAATGGTTGAAGAGGCCATTGATGCTAAAAACAAGCGCATTTCCGATGCTCGGGCTGAAGCCAGGGAAATCCTGAAACAGGCCGAAATTGATGCACATAAAGCTTCACAAGACTCTTTTAAAGAGGGTGAAAAAAAGATCCTGGAGGAAAGAGATAAGATCATCAACGATGGTGAGAAAAACGCATTAGCCATGTCCCAAAAAGCTCAAGCTAACATCGACAAATCCGTCAATTACCTTGTACAGGAGTTTGAGAGGGCGGTCCTTAATGAGTAG
- a CDS encoding ATP synthase subunit B, producing the protein MAKEYKTISQIAGPLIFVEKTEPVGYNEIVNIRMTDGTVRRGQVLDSSADIVVVQVFEGTGGLDKDCGVIFTGETLKLPASIDLLGRILSGSGDPRDGGPRIVPDQLLDINGAAMNPYARLPPKDFIQTGISTIDGTNTLVRGQKLPIFSASGLPHNEIALQIARQATVPGSETAFAVVFAAMGITNEEAQYFMSDFEKTGALERAVVFLNLADDPAVERIVTPRMALTAAEYLAYEHGMHVLVILTDITNYAEALRQMGAARNEVPGRRGYPGYMYTDLATLYERAGIVKGAKGSVTQIPILSMPGDDITHPIPDLSGYITEGQIVVARELHRKGIYPPINVLPSLSRLMNSGIGADKTREDHKAVSDQLYAAYAEGRDLRGLVAIVGKEALSERDTKFLEFADLFEDKFVRQGRNENRTIEETLEIGWQILTHLPENQLGRIDNKYIQKYHPAHRKSK; encoded by the coding sequence ATGGCAAAAGAGTATAAGACAATCAGTCAGATTGCAGGGCCTCTTATCTTTGTCGAGAAAACAGAGCCTGTAGGTTATAATGAAATCGTTAACATTAGAATGACTGATGGAACTGTTCGCAGAGGTCAGGTGCTGGACTCTTCCGCCGATATTGTGGTTGTCCAGGTTTTCGAGGGTACTGGTGGGCTTGACAAAGATTGCGGTGTAATCTTCACCGGAGAAACCCTGAAGCTTCCTGCATCCATTGACCTTCTCGGCAGGATCCTATCCGGTTCAGGAGACCCTAGGGACGGTGGACCAAGGATTGTGCCCGACCAGTTGCTGGATATCAACGGAGCTGCAATGAATCCGTACGCCAGATTGCCTCCTAAAGACTTTATCCAGACAGGTATCTCTACAATTGACGGGACAAACACTCTGGTTCGTGGGCAGAAACTGCCTATTTTCTCAGCATCAGGTCTTCCGCACAATGAAATTGCTCTGCAGATCGCAAGGCAAGCTACTGTGCCCGGTTCCGAAACTGCTTTCGCAGTGGTATTTGCAGCAATGGGTATTACTAATGAGGAAGCCCAGTACTTCATGAGTGACTTTGAAAAGACAGGCGCTCTGGAGAGGGCAGTTGTGTTCCTTAACCTGGCAGACGACCCTGCTGTCGAACGTATAGTTACTCCGCGTATGGCTCTCACTGCAGCCGAGTACCTGGCATACGAGCACGGTATGCACGTTCTCGTCATCCTGACTGACATTACCAACTATGCAGAGGCTCTCCGTCAGATGGGTGCTGCCCGTAACGAGGTGCCTGGACGTCGTGGATATCCAGGTTATATGTACACTGACCTCGCGACTCTCTACGAGCGTGCAGGTATTGTCAAGGGTGCGAAGGGATCAGTTACTCAGATTCCAATTCTCTCAATGCCTGGTGACGATATTACCCACCCGATTCCTGACCTTTCAGGGTATATTACTGAAGGCCAGATCGTGGTTGCCAGAGAACTGCACAGGAAGGGTATTTACCCGCCAATTAATGTGCTGCCGTCTCTGTCAAGGCTGATGAACTCAGGTATCGGAGCCGACAAGACAAGGGAAGACCACAAGGCGGTTTCTGACCAGTTGTATGCAGCTTATGCCGAAGGGCGTGATCTGAGAGGTCTCGTGGCAATCGTCGGTAAGGAAGCTCTGTCCGAAAGAGACACCAAGTTCCTCGAGTTCGCAGATCTCTTTGAGGATAAGTTTGTCCGTCAGGGAAGAAACGAAAACAGGACAATCGAAGAGACTCTGGAGATTGGATGGCAGATTCTCACTCACCTTCCTGAGAATCAGTTGGGTAGGATTGACAACAAATATATCCAGAAATATCACCCAGCACACAGAAAGAGTAAGTGA
- a CDS encoding ATP synthase, producing the protein MTDGATAGLFLDAEGMKALGASIAIAVTGLASAIAEKDIGTAAIGAMAENEGLFGKGLILTVIPETIVIFGLVVALLINQ; encoded by the coding sequence ATGACAGACGGAGCAACAGCAGGTCTCTTTTTAGACGCAGAAGGAATGAAAGCACTTGGTGCATCAATCGCAATCGCAGTAACTGGTCTTGCATCTGCAATAGCTGAAAAAGATATCGGTACAGCAGCAATCGGCGCAATGGCAGAAAACGAGGGATTATTCGGTAAAGGTCTGATCCTTACTGTCATTCCAGAAACCATTGTTATCTTCGGTCTTGTCGTTGCACTGCTTATCAACCAGTAA
- the hypF gene encoding carbamoyltransferase HypF, whose translation MKNEARLLHITGTVQGVGFRPFIYQIAKAHGLFGYVKNLGNYVEILLEGNLESLDNFLGDLLEKKPPLAKITEIKTKDVPASGYSKFIILPSESGVFENSIIPPDTAICEQCRSEIFDPSSRYYRYPFTVCTNCGPRYTTVRTLPYDRENTTMADFPLCPECEKEYTDPLNRRYHAQPVCCPKCGPEIWLSDTEGNILAKGYKAIVYASDFLQQGSILAIKGFGGFHIACNARKEEPVKELRRRLKRPEQPFAVMAKNAGVVETFAEVEGTGGVCLTSYRRPITILPRSKKFNLAESVSPGLHNIGVMLPYTGTQSLLFDRMPDAVYVMTSANLPGRPMVIENKEALEKLKGIADFYLLHNRVVANRNDDTVIRIVNGQAAYIRRSRGFVPEPVELPFDVEASIGVGAEMNSTVTVAKGKFAYISQYIGNTSYVETFKYHSEVVRHLIQLTGIEPLHWGCDLHPAFNTTRFALKMGGENTLKIQHHIAHMLALMADNSLPLDSRILGIALDGVGYGSDGTVWGGELFESSYLGHERVGHLLPQPMPGGDLASKIPSRMVLGILFGKLGREELEKLPLTFPQGTMEFSTVMKQLETGVNVIQSSSTGKVLDAAAAMLGICGIRTYDGEPAMKLESAARMSTHAVDLPVIIRKDRSTGVHVLDTTELLLGVYELSGMYPSSDLAFAVEESLAKGVSEIATSLAAKKGLEMIGLSGGVAYNDHITSCIARNVREAGFEFLAHRQVPCGDGCISFGQALAAGLSIKPEEEF comes from the coding sequence ATGAAAAACGAAGCAAGGCTTCTCCATATTACCGGTACTGTGCAGGGGGTAGGCTTTCGCCCTTTTATATATCAGATTGCAAAGGCTCACGGACTTTTCGGATATGTGAAAAATCTGGGAAACTATGTGGAGATCCTTTTGGAAGGGAACCTGGAAAGCCTTGATAATTTTCTTGGAGATCTCCTGGAAAAAAAGCCTCCACTCGCTAAAATTACGGAAATCAAAACAAAAGATGTCCCTGCTTCCGGGTATTCTAAATTTATTATCTTGCCCAGTGAATCTGGAGTTTTTGAAAATTCCATAATCCCCCCAGATACGGCTATTTGCGAACAGTGCAGGTCTGAAATTTTTGATCCTTCTTCGAGGTACTATCGTTATCCCTTTACAGTCTGTACAAACTGCGGTCCTCGATATACGACTGTTCGAACCCTCCCTTATGACCGGGAAAACACCACAATGGCAGATTTTCCTCTCTGCCCAGAGTGTGAGAAAGAGTATACTGACCCTCTTAATCGAAGGTATCATGCCCAGCCTGTCTGCTGCCCAAAATGCGGGCCGGAGATCTGGCTTTCGGATACAGAGGGGAATATACTGGCAAAAGGCTATAAAGCAATTGTATATGCCTCGGATTTCCTCCAGCAAGGTTCAATCCTTGCTATAAAAGGTTTTGGAGGTTTTCATATTGCCTGTAACGCGCGAAAGGAGGAACCTGTAAAGGAACTCAGAAGGCGGTTAAAGCGCCCGGAACAACCTTTTGCAGTTATGGCAAAAAACGCCGGGGTTGTGGAAACTTTTGCAGAGGTTGAAGGTACAGGAGGGGTGTGTCTGACATCTTACCGCCGCCCTATTACCATACTTCCCAGGTCAAAGAAATTCAATTTGGCTGAATCAGTTTCTCCAGGCCTGCACAACATCGGTGTAATGCTCCCCTATACAGGCACGCAGAGTCTGCTTTTTGACCGCATGCCTGATGCTGTATACGTTATGACCTCGGCAAACCTGCCGGGGAGGCCTATGGTCATCGAAAATAAAGAAGCGCTTGAAAAACTTAAGGGGATTGCCGATTTTTACCTGCTGCATAATAGAGTTGTTGCAAACCGGAATGACGATACTGTTATCCGGATTGTAAATGGGCAAGCAGCTTATATCCGGCGTTCAAGAGGCTTTGTACCCGAACCTGTAGAACTGCCTTTTGATGTCGAGGCTTCCATTGGCGTAGGAGCTGAGATGAACTCCACGGTTACTGTAGCAAAAGGAAAATTTGCCTATATCTCTCAGTATATCGGCAATACCAGTTATGTGGAAACCTTCAAATATCATTCCGAGGTTGTCAGGCACCTTATCCAGCTTACCGGAATCGAACCTCTTCACTGGGGTTGTGACCTGCATCCCGCTTTTAACACAACTCGTTTTGCGCTGAAGATGGGAGGGGAAAATACACTTAAAATTCAGCATCATATTGCCCACATGCTCGCACTTATGGCTGACAACTCCCTGCCTCTGGATTCAAGGATTCTTGGTATAGCCCTTGATGGTGTCGGATACGGCAGTGACGGCACTGTCTGGGGAGGAGAACTTTTTGAATCTTCTTATTTGGGACATGAACGCGTTGGGCATTTACTTCCCCAGCCAATGCCTGGGGGAGATCTTGCATCGAAAATACCATCAAGAATGGTTCTGGGCATCCTTTTCGGGAAGCTGGGGAGAGAAGAGCTTGAAAAACTTCCACTTACTTTTCCGCAAGGAACTATGGAATTCTCAACTGTAATGAAACAGCTTGAGACAGGGGTAAATGTCATCCAAAGCAGCAGTACAGGCAAAGTACTTGATGCAGCTGCTGCGATGCTCGGGATCTGCGGAATAAGGACCTATGACGGGGAACCGGCAATGAAACTAGAATCTGCCGCGAGAATGAGTACACATGCCGTTGACCTTCCAGTGATCATCAGAAAAGACAGGAGTACAGGTGTTCATGTACTTGACACAACCGAGCTTCTTCTGGGAGTATATGAACTTTCCGGAATGTATCCCTCTTCTGATCTTGCTTTTGCGGTTGAGGAAAGTCTTGCAAAAGGAGTATCAGAAATTGCCACCTCTCTTGCGGCAAAAAAGGGACTTGAGATGATAGGCCTCAGTGGAGGGGTTGCCTATAATGATCACATTACCTCGTGCATTGCAAGAAACGTTAGAGAAGCAGGTTTTGAATTTCTGGCTCATCGCCAGGTTCCCTGTGGAGACGGATGTATTTCCTTCGGGCAGGCTCTTGCGGCAGGGTTGAGCATAAAGCCCGAGGAAGAATTCTGA
- a CDS encoding V-type ATP synthase subunit I, whose protein sequence is MSRPKEMTRAVIVGHKSILKETIDALHDINLFHIEDFVEDESGFKISKPFKNAEEVSKKLVKIRSIANYLGIESKKPVVQKSDAVLRELDSKLNELDRTISAKTESISQLENELKDLDSQKKEVLPYLSIDLDFDYFRGYESLKVFAGTVKSSLEASQISSITQAYELYYDPQSKAVVLFVAKNDADKVYELLQGLGFKELRVPDRGGVPSELLRFIEQKEAEVTRRIESLKGEIESLKSKYADFLLASDEVLSIESQKAELPLRIATSANAFIIDGWTPTEDYDKIVSVVNSATNGKAYVTSLEVNEEEEEHAPVEYNNSKVVAPMQEIMDLYSRPKYTEIDPSSAIFITFPLIYGMILGDIGYALILGTLAIAVKTLVKSDAVKPLMNILLYCQISAFIFGILYGELLGFPLASTHGEHGTVPGLLPFWETITLFPSIGGEEFTFPIHRSHMVMTMIAISVFVGLIHLNLGFLFGFSNIARNHGMKHAVLEKGSWIIIELGALVAVLGYFGGTSVLTYAGALILVIGVVMLTMGEGIKGPIELPSLMGNALSYARIIAVGLSSIYIAGTVNDIAFEMIWADHSQIGFTAIAAILVFILGHSLNSVLSIIAPGLHALRLQYVEFFGKFYEGGGRKFNPFGYIRKYTEE, encoded by the coding sequence ATGAGTAGACCTAAAGAGATGACAAGGGCCGTTATTGTCGGGCACAAAAGCATTCTAAAAGAAACCATCGATGCATTGCATGATATAAATCTTTTTCACATCGAAGACTTTGTTGAAGACGAGTCTGGTTTTAAGATCAGCAAGCCATTTAAAAACGCAGAGGAAGTCTCTAAAAAGCTTGTGAAGATCCGTTCTATCGCCAATTATTTGGGGATTGAAAGCAAAAAACCGGTAGTTCAGAAATCTGACGCTGTTCTGCGCGAACTTGACTCGAAGTTGAATGAGCTGGACAGGACAATTTCAGCTAAAACAGAATCAATTTCCCAGCTTGAAAATGAATTAAAGGATCTGGATTCTCAGAAAAAGGAAGTCCTCCCTTATCTGTCCATAGATCTCGACTTCGATTATTTCCGTGGCTACGAAAGCCTGAAGGTTTTCGCAGGCACTGTAAAAAGCAGCCTGGAAGCAAGTCAGATTTCGAGCATCACACAAGCTTACGAACTGTACTACGACCCTCAATCAAAAGCAGTTGTACTGTTTGTAGCTAAAAATGATGCTGACAAAGTCTACGAATTACTTCAGGGTCTTGGATTCAAAGAACTTAGAGTTCCAGACAGAGGTGGTGTCCCAAGCGAACTATTAAGATTCATTGAACAGAAAGAAGCCGAAGTCACTAGAAGGATCGAATCCTTAAAGGGTGAAATTGAGTCCTTGAAATCCAAGTACGCCGATTTTCTCCTTGCAAGCGACGAGGTCCTGAGTATCGAGAGTCAGAAGGCAGAACTGCCTCTTAGAATAGCTACATCTGCAAACGCGTTCATAATCGATGGCTGGACTCCAACTGAAGATTATGACAAAATTGTCAGTGTAGTTAATAGTGCCACTAATGGCAAGGCATATGTCACCAGCCTCGAAGTTAATGAAGAGGAAGAGGAGCATGCCCCTGTCGAATACAATAACTCAAAAGTTGTGGCACCGATGCAGGAGATTATGGATCTGTATTCCAGACCCAAATATACTGAAATTGATCCATCATCAGCGATTTTCATAACCTTCCCGCTGATTTATGGAATGATTCTCGGAGACATCGGATATGCACTGATACTGGGAACGCTTGCAATAGCTGTCAAAACACTGGTAAAATCAGACGCAGTCAAGCCTCTCATGAATATTCTACTCTATTGTCAGATATCGGCATTTATATTTGGAATTCTTTATGGTGAGCTCCTGGGATTCCCCTTGGCGAGTACACATGGAGAACATGGTACGGTGCCAGGTTTACTTCCATTCTGGGAAACAATAACCCTGTTCCCCTCAATTGGAGGCGAGGAATTTACGTTCCCGATTCACAGGTCTCACATGGTAATGACTATGATTGCAATAAGTGTCTTTGTGGGACTGATTCATTTAAACCTTGGTTTCCTGTTCGGATTTTCAAACATTGCTAGGAACCATGGAATGAAACATGCGGTCCTTGAAAAAGGCAGTTGGATCATTATCGAGCTTGGTGCGCTCGTTGCAGTTCTCGGCTATTTTGGCGGTACTTCGGTGCTTACTTATGCAGGTGCTCTTATTCTCGTTATCGGCGTTGTTATGCTCACTATGGGTGAAGGTATCAAAGGTCCGATCGAGTTGCCATCTCTTATGGGTAATGCACTTTCATACGCCCGTATTATAGCAGTAGGACTGTCTTCGATCTACATCGCAGGCACGGTAAATGATATTGCATTCGAGATGATTTGGGCTGATCATTCTCAGATCGGCTTCACAGCAATAGCTGCAATACTTGTGTTTATACTCGGACATAGCCTTAACAGTGTTCTGAGTATTATCGCTCCCGGGCTGCATGCACTCAGGTTGCAGTATGTAGAATTCTTTGGAAAATTCTATGAGGGCGGGGGCAGAAAATTCAACCCATTCGGATATATAAGAAAATACACGGAGGAATAA
- a CDS encoding V-type ATP synthase subunit D, translated as MAQQDVKPTRSELINLKKKIKLSESGHKLLKMKRDGLILEFFKILNEARNVRTELDAAFAKSTEKINLASAVNGMVAVRSTAFTAKESPEIQLSGHNIMGVVVPRISSTGVRKSLYERGYGIIGTNSYIDETADAYEDLVEKIITAAELETTMKRLLDEIEKTKRRVNALEFKVIPELMETMKFIRFALEEMERENTFRLKRVKARMRD; from the coding sequence ATGGCTCAGCAGGACGTAAAACCAACTCGGTCGGAGCTAATTAATCTCAAGAAAAAGATCAAACTGTCTGAAAGCGGGCACAAGCTCCTGAAGATGAAAAGAGATGGTCTTATCCTTGAGTTCTTCAAGATCCTTAACGAAGCAAGGAACGTCAGAACCGAGCTGGATGCTGCCTTTGCAAAAAGTACGGAAAAAATCAATCTAGCCTCTGCTGTGAATGGAATGGTTGCAGTCAGATCAACTGCCTTTACAGCAAAGGAGTCTCCTGAAATCCAGCTTTCAGGGCACAACATTATGGGTGTTGTGGTGCCAAGGATCAGCTCTACTGGAGTTCGCAAATCCCTCTACGAGAGAGGCTACGGTATTATCGGGACAAACTCGTATATCGACGAGACTGCTGATGCCTATGAGGACCTTGTAGAAAAGATCATTACCGCTGCAGAGCTGGAAACAACAATGAAAAGGCTCCTTGATGAAATCGAGAAGACCAAGAGACGTGTAAACGCTCTCGAGTTCAAGGTCATTCCCGAACTCATGGAAACCATGAAGTTCATCCGTTTCGCCCTTGAAGAAATGGAAAGGGAAAACACCTTCAGGCTGAAGAGAGTCAAGGCAAGAATGAGAGATTAA
- a CDS encoding V-type ATP synthase subunit F, which translates to MELAVIGKSEFVTGFRLAGISKVYETADIQATESAVRSVLEDRSVGILVMHNDDISNLPEILRRNLNESVQPTVVALGGSETGSNLRDKIRQAVGVDLWK; encoded by the coding sequence ATGGAATTAGCAGTGATTGGAAAGAGCGAGTTTGTTACAGGATTCAGGCTGGCTGGTATCAGTAAGGTTTATGAAACCGCTGATATCCAGGCTACTGAGTCCGCTGTAAGATCTGTGCTTGAAGATAGAAGTGTTGGGATCCTTGTAATGCATAATGATGACATTAGTAATCTGCCGGAAATTCTAAGGAGAAACTTAAATGAGTCTGTCCAGCCCACAGTAGTGGCGCTAGGAGGTAGCGAAACAGGCTCAAATTTAAGAGATAAAATAAGACAAGCGGTAGGTGTTGATTTGTGGAAGTAA